The genome window acaggtgttGAAGGCCTTGGCACTTCCTTTAACTGAGGATATTTTCAGGATGGAAGCTGCAATGAAACCATAGGATAAGAGGATAACAAGCAAAGAACCCAAAACCACAGAAATAGCTACCAGAAAAACAATCATTTGGCAGATGAAGGGATtggagcaagacaaagaaataaccGGAGGTATGTCACAGAAGAAATGTTGAATGATATTTCGCCCACAGTAGTAGACATGAAAACAAGAGACTGTTTCAAATAAGCTACTGAGAAAACCAGTTCCGTAGGCCACAGCAATTAACTTCCAACAGCGTCTAGGGACCATGATGGCTGAGTACTGCAGAGGGCTACCAATGGCGACATACCGGTCATAGGCCATGGTGGCCAAGAGGCAGCACTCAGCCAGACCCATCCAGGCAGCAACAAAAAGCTGAGTGGCACAGGCCATGAAGCAAATTGTTTTCTCAGCTCGTAACAAGTCTGAGAGCATCCTTGGGCTGATGGAAGAAGAGTAGCAGATGTCTATAAATGACAGGGAGCTGAGAAAAAAGTACATGGGTGTATGAAGGTTAGAGTTGATCCTGATGAGAATGATAAGACCCAGGTTCCAGATCAGGGTCACAAGGTAGATGCCCAGGAAGACTGGAAAGAGGATGAGCTGCAGCTCTTTTTCATCTGAAAGTCCCAGGAGAATAAACACGTCCACAGAAGTGTGGTTTCTGTCCCCTTGCATAGATCTGCTTGATGCCACCTGCAGGGAAAAAGGTGAGAGAAGGAAATGGTTTtattctcaaaaaagaaaaaaaatacacttaattttttttagtcaTGCATTTGGCAATATATACAACCTTAAATAATCGAGGTTGAGTGAGTTTGTGCTATCCATGTATGTTCACCATAACTAAAAAGTTCTCTTTAATAATTATTCTATGTTGAACATTCTAAATACTCTATGTTGACAAAAGACAGTAAACCATCATTAGTATGATACCACCTAAAAT of Cynocephalus volans isolate mCynVol1 chromosome 4, mCynVol1.pri, whole genome shotgun sequence contains these proteins:
- the LOC134376646 gene encoding olfactory receptor 5A1-like; the protein is MRRCAPDEQMGACDGQLTHVRVRLTQWQVDFVGPLPNSESVLAADTAAESNGCIHTLVASSRSMQGDRNHTSVDVFILLGLSDEKELQLILFPVFLGIYLVTLIWNLGLIILIRINSNLHTPMYFFLSSLSFIDICYSSSISPRMLSDLLRAEKTICFMACATQLFVAAWMGLAECCLLATMAYDRYVAIGSPLQYSAIMVPRRCWKLIAVAYGTGFLSSLFETVSCFHVYYCGRNIIQHFFCDIPPVISLSCSNPFICQMIVFLVAISVVLGSLLVILLSYGFIAASILKISSVKGSAKAFNTCASHLSTVILYYGTALSVYMNPGSGHAMKHKVLSVFYLIFVPMLNPLIYSLRNKDIKEALKGVTKRMHIYLSTNNFWTAFISSIRKMEVRIV